In Sphingobacteriaceae bacterium, the following proteins share a genomic window:
- a CDS encoding cytochrome C — protein sequence MKNQMSRIPLKAVIALVFTVFIFTSNVQAQDGAKIFKQNCAVCHALTDQKLTGPGLKGVFDRAPKGDWMHKWILNSEKMIKSGDAYANKIYNENGKAAMTVFEGTLTDKDVDAVIAFIKAPPAPTTPDGNTVVDAGGVVAEAKGGIDPLYLILGSIVILAILLVALRSVRTALQNTSNRSEGKEENPDVTFWQEVKNWMGGHRRLVGVIGIIIVFVGMKGCWDACFNIGVYYDYRTQKGYKPEQPIKFSHKLHAADNEIACQYCHSSVEKSRHAGIPSVNICMNCHKGIQKGPQYGEKEIAKIYEAAGFNPKTAMYDESKQNPLKWIKVHNLPDHVYFNHSQHVVVGQIECATCHGDVKAMTVAEQKSPLTMKWCIECHRKTEVKMAGNAYYDRLHAALKEKYAGQYDVKFTVEKIGGLECAKCHY from the coding sequence ATGAAAAACCAAATGTCTAGGATTCCATTAAAAGCAGTGATAGCGCTTGTTTTCACGGTTTTTATCTTCACTTCGAACGTACAGGCCCAGGATGGGGCAAAAATCTTCAAGCAAAACTGTGCTGTTTGTCACGCACTTACCGACCAAAAATTAACTGGTCCGGGTTTAAAAGGTGTGTTTGACCGCGCTCCAAAAGGAGATTGGATGCACAAATGGATCTTGAACAGCGAAAAAATGATCAAATCTGGCGACGCTTACGCCAACAAAATTTACAATGAGAACGGAAAAGCTGCGATGACAGTTTTTGAAGGGACCTTAACTGACAAAGATGTTGACGCGGTTATCGCTTTCATCAAAGCACCTCCTGCGCCGACTACTCCGGATGGCAACACTGTAGTGGATGCTGGTGGTGTTGTTGCAGAAGCTAAAGGCGGAATTGACCCCCTTTATTTAATTCTTGGTTCTATTGTTATTCTAGCTATCTTATTGGTTGCCTTACGCAGTGTTAGAACAGCTTTACAAAATACTTCCAACCGTTCTGAAGGAAAAGAAGAAAATCCAGACGTTACTTTCTGGCAAGAAGTTAAAAACTGGATGGGTGGTCACCGCCGTTTGGTAGGTGTTATCGGAATCATCATAGTTTTTGTGGGAATGAAAGGTTGCTGGGATGCTTGTTTCAACATTGGGGTTTATTACGATTACAGAACTCAAAAAGGCTACAAGCCTGAGCAACCAATTAAATTCTCTCACAAATTGCACGCAGCAGACAATGAAATTGCTTGTCAATACTGCCACTCTTCAGTAGAGAAATCACGTCACGCCGGAATTCCTTCGGTAAACATTTGTATGAATTGCCATAAAGGAATTCAAAAAGGACCTCAGTATGGAGAGAAAGAGATTGCAAAAATCTACGAAGCTGCAGGTTTTAATCCAAAAACAGCCATGTATGATGAAAGCAAACAAAATCCATTAAAATGGATTAAGGTTCATAATCTTCCTGATCACGTTTATTTTAACCACTCTCAACACGTAGTAGTAGGTCAGATCGAGTGTGCCACTTGTCATGGTGATGTAAAAGCTATGACAGTTGCAGAGCAAAAATCGCCTTTAACGATGAAATGGTGTATCGAGTGTCACCGCAAAACGGAAGTGAAGATGGCAGGAAACGCATACTACGATCGTTTACACGCAGCATTAAAAGAAAAATATGCTGGTCAGTACGATGTGAAGTTTACGGTTGAGAAGATCGGTGGATTAGAGTGTGCAAAATGCCACTATTAA
- a CDS encoding glycosyl transferase family 9 — MVLTLPMAGLIKAQYPQSTVFFLGRTYTKEIVALSEFVDGFINYDDIEKLAPKEQIKFIQKYQADIFLHVFPKKKIAELAKAARIPLRVGTTNRIYHWLTCNKLVKLSRRKSDLHEAQLNLKLLSFLNINSDVLLEGVQKYYGFTKIPKLEEKYDLLIDKTKFNLILHPKSKGSAKEWGLDNFKKLIELLPPEKFKVFISGTKQDGELMKEFLEGNHKATDITGQLALQQFIAFINKADGLVAASTGPLHIAAALNKNAVGLFSPKRPIHPGRWMPLGKKANVLVADENCPDCQQKKDCDCITKIKPEEIIKLLTIPDGVKQ; from the coding sequence GTGGTGTTGACGCTGCCTATGGCAGGCCTCATTAAAGCGCAGTATCCGCAAAGTACGGTATTTTTTTTAGGCAGAACTTATACAAAAGAGATAGTTGCGTTGAGTGAATTTGTAGATGGGTTTATAAATTATGATGACATAGAAAAACTTGCTCCAAAAGAACAGATTAAGTTTATTCAAAAGTATCAAGCGGATATTTTTCTTCATGTTTTTCCAAAAAAGAAAATTGCTGAACTTGCGAAAGCTGCGAGAATTCCCCTACGCGTGGGTACCACAAACCGTATTTATCATTGGCTTACTTGCAATAAATTAGTAAAACTTTCTCGAAGAAAATCCGATCTGCATGAGGCACAGCTTAATTTGAAACTTTTAAGCTTTCTAAATATTAATTCTGACGTTTTATTAGAGGGTGTGCAGAAGTATTACGGATTTACAAAGATTCCAAAGCTGGAAGAAAAATATGATCTTCTGATTGATAAAACGAAATTTAATCTTATTCTTCATCCTAAATCTAAGGGAAGTGCGAAAGAGTGGGGTCTTGATAATTTTAAAAAGCTAATTGAGTTACTTCCTCCTGAGAAATTTAAAGTTTTTATCAGCGGAACAAAACAGGACGGCGAACTGATGAAAGAGTTTTTAGAAGGAAATCATAAGGCAACAGATATAACAGGTCAATTAGCGTTACAACAGTTTATTGCTTTTATTAATAAAGCAGATGGACTAGTAGCTGCAAGTACCGGACCATTGCACATTGCCGCCGCACTTAATAAAAATGCCGTGGGATTATTTTCGCCTAAACGTCCAATTCACCCGGGAAGGTGGATGCCTCTTGGCAAAAAAGCAAATGTTTTAGTGGCCGATGAAAATTGCCCTGATTGCCAGCAAAAAAAAGACTGCGATTGCATTACAAAAATTAAACCCGAAGAAATTATTAAATTGCTTACAATTCCTGATGGGGTTAAACAATAA
- a CDS encoding short chain dehydrogenase, giving the protein MEKPFKDKVIWITGASSGIGEALALEFARLEARLILSARREDELKRVAALTKLPELDLMILPFDLSDTKNATGLAAQIMNKFGRIDILVNNGGYSQRGEAIETSIEIDRQLMEVNYFSYVSLAKAVLPYMKRQKSGQFIIISSIAGKFGFFLRTSYSAAKHALHGFFDSLRLETEKYNIKTLIVCPGKIKTNVSHNAVTATGKKHSEMDPSHKDALSPEECALQIIAGLKANKEEIYIGGKEILMVHIKRLFPKLFGKLVRKQSPY; this is encoded by the coding sequence ATGGAGAAACCTTTTAAAGATAAAGTCATTTGGATTACCGGCGCTTCTTCAGGCATAGGAGAAGCCCTTGCTCTGGAGTTTGCGAGATTGGAAGCAAGGTTAATTCTTTCTGCGAGACGCGAAGATGAGTTAAAACGCGTTGCCGCCTTAACAAAATTGCCCGAGCTTGATCTCATGATTTTACCTTTTGATTTAAGTGATACCAAAAATGCTACAGGACTTGCAGCACAGATCATGAATAAATTTGGAAGAATTGATATCCTGGTAAATAACGGAGGTTACAGTCAACGTGGTGAAGCGATTGAAACATCCATAGAAATCGATCGCCAGTTAATGGAAGTAAATTATTTCTCTTATGTAAGTCTTGCCAAAGCTGTTTTGCCTTACATGAAGCGTCAAAAAAGCGGACAATTTATTATTATAAGTAGCATTGCCGGAAAATTCGGGTTCTTTTTGAGAACATCTTACAGTGCTGCAAAACATGCCCTGCACGGTTTTTTTGATTCGCTGAGGTTGGAAACTGAAAAATATAATATCAAAACTCTGATAGTTTGTCCTGGGAAAATAAAAACAAATGTCTCGCACAACGCGGTTACTGCTACAGGAAAAAAACACAGTGAAATGGATCCGAGTCACAAAGATGCTTTGTCTCCTGAAGAGTGCGCGCTACAAATTATCGCCGGACTTAAAGCTAATAAAGAAGAAATTTATATCGGTGGTAAGGAAATTCTAATGGTGCATATAAAACGTTTATTTCCAAAATTATTTGGAAAGTTGGTTCGTAAACAAAGCCCATACTAA
- a CDS encoding lipoyl(octanoyl) transferase — MESQFQNKTILFQDLGVMDYKECWDYQESLFNATIQQKIANRDLPEEQKVQTKNHLLFVEHPHVYTLGKSGDEKNLLLNEQELIDKHANYYKINRGGDITYHGPGQLVAYPILDLDNFFTDIHKYLRLLEETIILTLKEYGIKSGRSAGETGVWLDADDKSKARKICAFGVRCSRWVTMHGWGFNVNSDMSYFNNIIACGIQDKAVTSLDKELGRPVDMEEIKEKLKRHFSILFDAQLTAPAGALK; from the coding sequence ATGGAGTCGCAATTTCAAAATAAAACTATTTTATTTCAAGACCTTGGGGTAATGGACTATAAAGAATGCTGGGATTACCAGGAGTCTTTATTTAATGCTACCATTCAACAAAAAATCGCGAATCGTGATCTTCCGGAAGAGCAAAAAGTACAGACAAAAAATCATTTGTTATTTGTGGAGCATCCGCATGTTTACACGTTGGGAAAAAGTGGTGATGAAAAAAATCTTTTACTGAACGAGCAGGAACTCATAGATAAACACGCGAATTACTATAAAATAAATCGTGGTGGCGACATTACTTATCATGGTCCCGGTCAGCTTGTGGCCTACCCTATTTTGGATCTCGATAATTTTTTTACAGACATCCATAAATACTTACGTTTACTTGAAGAAACGATCATTCTTACTTTAAAAGAGTATGGCATTAAAAGTGGCAGAAGTGCAGGAGAAACAGGTGTTTGGCTGGATGCAGATGATAAAAGTAAAGCGCGTAAAATTTGTGCGTTCGGAGTGCGCTGCAGCCGCTGGGTTACTATGCATGGTTGGGGATTTAATGTAAACTCAGATATGAGTTATTTTAATAACATTATTGCCTGCGGCATTCAGGATAAAGCAGTGACTAGTCTAGATAAGGAACTTGGCAGACCAGTGGACATGGAAGAAATTAAAGAAAAATTAAAGCGACACTTCAGTATTCTTTTTGATGCTCAGCTCACAGCACCAGCCGGTGCATTGAAATAA
- a CDS encoding DNA mismatch repair protein MutT, which yields MNKKELNSWTQLSQEKKYENPWISLTEHQVLNPSGNPGIYGVVSFKNLAIGVLALDDQHNTWLVGQWRYPLKAYSWEIPEGGGPLGIDPLDSAKRELKEETGLIAAKYTVIGKIHTSNSVCDESGILYLAQDLTFSEAEPEESEDLQVKKMPFSEAYQMVMDGKITDSLSMVAILKVKVLMDSGKL from the coding sequence ATGAACAAAAAAGAGTTAAATAGTTGGACTCAACTAAGTCAGGAAAAAAAATACGAAAATCCCTGGATTAGTTTGACTGAGCACCAGGTTTTAAATCCTTCCGGCAATCCTGGTATCTACGGGGTTGTGAGCTTCAAAAACCTGGCTATTGGAGTCTTAGCCCTTGACGATCAGCATAATACATGGTTAGTGGGACAGTGGCGCTATCCTCTGAAAGCTTATAGCTGGGAAATTCCTGAAGGTGGCGGTCCTCTGGGAATAGACCCTTTGGATTCTGCAAAACGGGAGTTGAAAGAGGAAACTGGCTTAATTGCGGCAAAATATACGGTTATTGGAAAAATTCACACCAGTAATTCAGTATGCGACGAATCGGGCATTCTCTATTTGGCTCAGGACTTAACTTTTTCGGAAGCTGAACCAGAAGAAAGCGAAGATTTACAAGTCAAAAAAATGCCTTTTTCAGAGGCTTATCAAATGGTAATGGATGGGAAGATCACAGATTCATTAAGTATGGTGGCTATTTTAAAAGTGAAAGTGTTAATGGATTCGGGTAAACTATGA
- a CDS encoding bifunctional phosphoglucose/phosphomannose isomerase — protein sequence MKALVQNFTNQLKEAKAIAEKAVISESKNIKNIVITGLGGSGIGGTIISELISDSCTVPVTINKDYFIPAFVNESTLLIVSSYSGNTEETLSALEIAISKKAQIVCVTSGGKVLELAKQHQFDFIEIPGGMPPRSCIGFGLVEMIKVLVGKGFADKKLFADLDKSIELLDKENEAIKAEAQKIAGSLINKFPILYSLGSCEGTVVRFRQQINENSKMLCSHNTFPEMNHNELVGWTTKNEDLVVITFHTSFDYARTKKRYEVCKPIFEKYSSGVIDITAKGSSKLEQFFYLINIGDWISCYVADLRGIDPVEVNVIDKLKAELSKF from the coding sequence ATGAAAGCACTTGTTCAGAATTTTACAAATCAATTAAAGGAAGCAAAAGCTATTGCAGAGAAGGCCGTTATTTCGGAAAGTAAGAATATCAAAAACATTGTAATTACAGGTCTTGGCGGTTCAGGAATTGGCGGAACAATTATTTCAGAACTTATCTCTGATTCTTGTACTGTTCCTGTTACTATTAATAAGGATTATTTTATTCCTGCATTTGTAAATGAGTCTACTTTGCTTATTGTATCAAGTTACTCTGGAAATACAGAAGAAACATTAAGTGCTTTGGAAATTGCTATTTCTAAAAAAGCGCAGATTGTTTGTGTTACAAGCGGTGGGAAAGTTTTAGAATTAGCAAAACAACACCAGTTTGATTTTATTGAAATTCCAGGCGGTATGCCTCCTCGTTCTTGCATAGGATTTGGTTTGGTAGAAATGATTAAAGTGTTGGTGGGTAAAGGTTTTGCAGACAAAAAATTATTTGCTGACCTTGATAAATCGATTGAATTATTGGATAAAGAAAACGAAGCGATAAAAGCAGAAGCTCAGAAAATCGCTGGAAGTCTTATAAATAAATTTCCGATTCTTTATTCTTTGGGAAGCTGCGAAGGAACGGTTGTTAGGTTCAGGCAACAAATAAACGAGAACAGTAAAATGCTTTGCTCGCACAATACTTTTCCAGAAATGAATCATAATGAGCTTGTTGGCTGGACGACTAAAAACGAAGATCTGGTTGTTATTACTTTTCATACTTCTTTTGATTACGCCCGCACAAAAAAACGCTACGAGGTTTGCAAGCCCATTTTTGAAAAATACTCCAGCGGTGTTATAGATATAACCGCAAAAGGCAGCAGTAAGCTTGAACAATTTTTTTACCTGATTAATATTGGCGACTGGATTAGCTGTTATGTTGCAGATCTTCGTGGGATTGATCCAGTGGAGGTGAATGTGATTGATAAGCTGAAAGCAGAACTTTCTAAGTTTTAA